The following are encoded together in the Blautia obeum ATCC 29174 genome:
- a CDS encoding DUF1934 domain-containing protein, protein MKKDVLIHVRGLQMMDPEEEQEPIEIVVPGQYYYRNGSHYLRYEEMMDDTAEPTVNYIKMSAQGVEVRKQGQVNVHMVFEQGKKNMTFYSTPFGTLQMGIAATGLELQEEEDNIHLKVDYALDMNEEHVADCYLTVQAQSRDSENLIL, encoded by the coding sequence ATGAAAAAAGATGTACTTATACATGTACGCGGACTTCAAATGATGGATCCGGAAGAGGAACAGGAACCAATCGAGATCGTTGTCCCGGGACAGTATTATTATCGAAATGGAAGCCATTATCTTCGTTATGAAGAAATGATGGACGATACGGCAGAACCGACGGTCAACTATATCAAGATGTCGGCGCAGGGAGTGGAAGTCCGCAAGCAGGGGCAGGTAAATGTACATATGGTTTTCGAACAGGGTAAGAAAAATATGACATTTTATTCTACACCGTTTGGAACACTTCAGATGGGGATTGCAGCAACCGGTTTGGAATTGCAGGAAGAAGAGGATAATATTCATCTGAAAGTTGATTATGCACTGGATATGAATGAGGAACATGTGGCTGACTGCTATCTTACGGTTCAGGCACAGTCCAGAGATTCGGAGAATCTTATATTGTAA
- a CDS encoding GerAB/ArcD/ProY family transporter — protein sequence MKYAENNRISHRQLYHQIILSFLAPLLICIPGYNGEQGLSGAVGIMAAVLILLLYVFFLIRTSYCYADPVKIMGKLKGSLLGIFFLIYLIMTGVYILSLIEQIVPVWAVSGIATGWLIFWAVVVCAYGADHGMQRRGRMAGVSGGIFLFVIILMLLLCIGQGNAEYLKEMLRESRLWGKEIVYSTYDVVCAFSGISLLPFVLQNVEKRGNSGKTVTSAILTVSGILLLILFILPSVLGWGRIQKELYPVLPLMAGADLPGNVLARFDVLWIGFLLYGLFFALGSCFHYGIRILDTVHLRSGKYWLPIVIYAFSFVRINDSGIADFYKMYLGTFFVPGLVLIQICLLFRGQKKRRKKTASAVAVLMVFILSCTGCAGIEPEKRMYPLAMGVDVSEGEYILTYAMPDLPRATGQGKEEEDGNQTLQVRGKSFEEIKSRYERSQEKYLDIGHLQTLILSQDLAETDMWKDFFEYLREEPLAGENIYVFQTQEPEKLLGWKEGGTSVGEYITGLMENRMDREQKNGVTLRQVYYQWYQNGTLKKLPKITLSEDQIQVWLE from the coding sequence ATGAAGTATGCAGAAAACAATCGTATATCACACAGACAGTTGTATCATCAGATCATACTTTCTTTTCTTGCACCACTTCTGATCTGTATTCCGGGATATAACGGAGAACAGGGACTGTCTGGAGCAGTGGGCATCATGGCGGCAGTTCTGATCCTTTTGCTGTATGTTTTTTTTCTGATAAGAACTTCTTATTGTTATGCAGATCCTGTAAAAATAATGGGAAAGCTGAAAGGCAGCCTGTTGGGAATCTTTTTCTTAATATATCTGATCATGACAGGAGTTTATATTCTTTCACTCATTGAGCAGATCGTACCGGTGTGGGCAGTATCAGGGATTGCAACCGGATGGCTGATTTTCTGGGCGGTTGTAGTCTGTGCATATGGTGCAGATCATGGGATGCAGCGCAGAGGGCGGATGGCCGGTGTCTCGGGAGGAATTTTTTTATTTGTGATCATACTTATGCTGCTGTTGTGTATCGGGCAGGGGAATGCAGAATATTTGAAAGAAATGCTGCGGGAAAGTCGATTGTGGGGAAAGGAGATCGTTTACAGCACGTATGATGTGGTGTGTGCTTTTTCGGGAATCAGCCTTCTTCCGTTTGTGTTGCAGAATGTTGAAAAAAGAGGAAATTCCGGCAAAACTGTAACATCGGCCATTCTAACAGTCAGCGGAATTTTACTGCTTATTCTTTTTATCCTGCCTTCTGTATTGGGGTGGGGACGGATACAGAAAGAACTTTATCCGGTCCTTCCGCTGATGGCAGGAGCAGACCTGCCGGGAAATGTACTTGCCAGGTTTGATGTACTCTGGATTGGTTTTTTATTGTACGGGCTTTTTTTTGCACTGGGAAGCTGTTTCCATTATGGAATCCGTATACTGGATACGGTGCATCTGAGAAGCGGAAAATACTGGCTTCCCATAGTAATCTATGCGTTTTCTTTTGTCAGAATAAATGACAGCGGGATCGCAGATTTCTACAAAATGTATCTGGGAACATTTTTTGTTCCGGGACTGGTGCTGATCCAGATCTGTCTGCTTTTCCGGGGACAGAAAAAGAGAAGAAAAAAAACAGCTTCTGCAGTGGCTGTTTTAATGGTATTTATTCTGAGCTGTACCGGTTGTGCCGGAATAGAACCGGAAAAGAGAATGTATCCGCTGGCTATGGGAGTTGATGTGTCTGAGGGAGAATACATTCTGACCTATGCAATGCCGGATCTTCCCAGAGCGACCGGTCAGGGAAAAGAGGAAGAGGATGGCAATCAGACACTCCAGGTCCGTGGGAAAAGTTTTGAGGAAATAAAAAGTCGTTATGAAAGATCCCAGGAAAAATATCTGGATATCGGACATTTGCAGACACTGATACTGAGTCAGGACCTGGCTGAAACCGATATGTGGAAAGATTTTTTTGAATATCTCAGAGAAGAACCGCTGGCAGGAGAAAATATATATGTATTTCAGACGCAGGAACCGGAAAAACTGCTGGGCTGGAAGGAAGGTGGAACATCGGTCGGAGAATATATTACAGGTCTTATGGAAAACCGAATGGACAGAGAACAGAAAAATGGTGTGACTCTGCGGCAGGTCTATTATCAGTGGTATCAGAATGGAACTTTAAAGAAACTTCCGAAAATTACACTTTCCGAAGATCAGATCCAGGTCTGGCTGGAATAA
- the tig gene encoding trigger factor, with translation MKKKTVAAMLVMCMALSATACGGSDTKETKTETTQDTGDKKDSASSDKKTSASAVRLVSVSDVSKYVTIGEYKGLTLDRSSVTVTDDDVQAEIDYNLEENGTEVNDGTVEEGDSVTINFTGTIDGKEFDGGSAEDYDLVIGEGGMIDGFEDGIIGMKKGETKELDLTFPDDYYEESVAGKPVVFKVTLQKFTRPSELNDEWVAANTEYKTVDEYRAAVKKELEENETKSADYDLYSNAWSEVLANSEVKEYPEEDVDKAVEAYKKLNENYVKEAGMEMSDFLKAQGMSEEDYEEDCQQYAESKVEQNLIVQGIMDAEGLSLDDDDIQTLKDELLSEYGYESFDQLVAYYGEQEVNESLALMRVERFIVDNATVNETSATEADVANEDADPESEDTGVDAAEDTIEDNASEEDSSDTAEESEETASEDDVANEG, from the coding sequence ATGAAGAAAAAAACAGTTGCAGCGATGTTGGTAATGTGCATGGCTTTATCTGCTACAGCATGTGGCGGATCTGATACAAAAGAAACTAAAACCGAGACAACACAGGATACAGGGGATAAAAAAGATTCTGCATCCTCAGATAAAAAAACATCTGCTTCGGCAGTCAGACTGGTGTCTGTTTCTGATGTTTCAAAATATGTTACGATTGGAGAATATAAGGGACTGACACTGGACAGATCATCGGTTACTGTAACGGATGATGATGTACAGGCAGAGATCGATTATAATCTTGAAGAAAACGGAACAGAGGTAAATGACGGAACAGTAGAAGAGGGCGATTCGGTAACGATTAATTTTACCGGAACGATAGACGGAAAAGAATTTGATGGGGGTTCTGCAGAAGATTATGATCTTGTGATTGGCGAGGGCGGAATGATCGATGGATTCGAGGATGGAATCATTGGCATGAAAAAGGGAGAGACAAAAGAACTGGACCTGACTTTCCCGGATGATTACTATGAAGAATCTGTTGCCGGTAAACCGGTTGTGTTTAAAGTTACGCTGCAGAAGTTCACGCGGCCTTCCGAACTGAATGATGAGTGGGTAGCTGCCAATACAGAATACAAGACAGTTGACGAGTATCGTGCAGCCGTCAAAAAAGAACTCGAAGAAAATGAGACAAAATCGGCAGATTATGATCTTTACAGTAATGCCTGGAGCGAAGTACTCGCAAATTCTGAAGTAAAAGAATATCCGGAAGAAGATGTGGATAAGGCGGTTGAAGCATACAAAAAACTCAATGAAAATTATGTCAAAGAAGCAGGTATGGAAATGTCTGATTTCCTTAAGGCACAGGGAATGTCTGAAGAAGATTATGAGGAAGACTGCCAGCAGTATGCAGAATCCAAAGTGGAACAGAACCTTATTGTTCAGGGAATCATGGATGCAGAAGGACTCAGCCTTGATGATGACGATATACAGACATTAAAGGACGAGCTGTTATCAGAATATGGCTATGAGAGTTTTGATCAGCTGGTTGCATATTATGGTGAACAGGAAGTAAATGAATCACTGGCACTGATGCGTGTGGAACGTTTTATAGTGGATAATGCGACAGTAAATGAAACTTCTGCAACAGAAGCTGATGTGGCAAATGAAGATGCAGATCCGGAAAGTGAAGACACAGGAGTTGATGCTGCAGAAGACACTATAGAAGATAATGCGTCAGAGGAAGATAGCAGTGACACTGCAGAAGAAAGTGAGGAAACTGCATCGGAAGATGATGTGGCAAATGAAGGATGA
- a CDS encoding polysaccharide deacetylase family protein, with protein MKKRALILTAVLTAAALTGGSGYLPVTDGIRSKMIQNVYANAEDSKESADTETSDSVLDQATIMYQQYNYDEAIKLLKKQDDFTKNKDYMDLAAKCQIAKKSLVEYPLEKITHVFFHTLIEDTSRAFDGDSKSGNYNQVMTTVSEFNKIIQIMYDKGYVLVSPHDMATVNKDGTMSRGKIMVPEGKIPFVLSQDDVSYYHYMDGDGCASKLVLDENGEVKNEYVDADGNVLVGDYDLVPLLDSFIKEHPDFSYHGRKGILAMTGYNGVLGYRTDSAYKTGENLQDDQKKFLEDHPDFDYDQDVKDATKVADAMKAEGWEFASHTWGHMNATERSAEDLKTDDEKWKANVAPILGDTDMIIFAFGADIGDWEGYSSDNPKFQYYKSAGYDYFCNVDSSQYFVQITDQYFRQGRRNLDGYRMYYNPDMLSDLFDVSEVWDSSRPTPVPEM; from the coding sequence ATGAAAAAAAGAGCATTAATACTTACAGCAGTACTTACTGCAGCAGCACTGACAGGGGGAAGTGGTTATCTGCCGGTTACAGACGGCATAAGATCTAAAATGATACAGAACGTTTATGCAAATGCAGAGGATTCAAAAGAATCTGCAGACACAGAAACTTCTGATTCTGTGCTTGATCAGGCAACGATCATGTATCAGCAGTATAATTATGATGAGGCAATCAAATTGCTGAAAAAGCAGGATGATTTTACAAAAAATAAAGATTACATGGATCTTGCTGCAAAATGTCAGATTGCGAAAAAATCACTGGTTGAATATCCTCTTGAAAAAATCACACATGTATTTTTTCATACATTGATCGAGGACACATCCAGAGCATTTGATGGAGATTCAAAATCCGGAAATTATAATCAGGTCATGACAACAGTCAGTGAGTTTAATAAGATCATTCAGATCATGTATGACAAGGGCTATGTACTGGTAAGTCCACATGATATGGCAACGGTAAATAAAGACGGTACGATGAGCAGGGGCAAGATCATGGTTCCGGAGGGTAAGATTCCGTTTGTCCTTTCGCAGGATGATGTCAGCTATTACCATTATATGGACGGCGATGGCTGTGCATCCAAACTTGTACTTGACGAGAATGGAGAGGTAAAGAACGAATATGTTGATGCTGACGGAAATGTTTTAGTCGGAGATTATGATCTGGTACCGCTTCTGGATTCTTTTATCAAAGAACATCCGGATTTTTCCTATCATGGACGTAAGGGAATCCTTGCGATGACCGGTTATAACGGAGTACTGGGATACAGAACAGACAGTGCATATAAGACCGGCGAAAACCTTCAGGATGACCAGAAGAAATTCCTGGAAGATCATCCTGATTTCGATTATGACCAGGATGTAAAAGATGCGACCAAAGTGGCAGATGCCATGAAGGCAGAGGGATGGGAATTCGCAAGCCATACCTGGGGACATATGAATGCAACAGAGCGTTCTGCTGAGGATCTTAAGACAGACGATGAGAAATGGAAAGCAAATGTAGCCCCGATCCTTGGAGATACAGATATGATCATCTTTGCGTTTGGTGCAGATATTGGTGACTGGGAAGGTTACTCTTCTGATAATCCGAAATTTCAGTATTATAAGAGTGCGGGTTATGACTACTTCTGTAATGTAGATTCCAGTCAGTACTTTGTACAGATCACAGATCAGTATTTCCGACAGGGAAGAAGAAATCTGGATGGTTACAGAATGTATTATAACCCGGATATGCTGAGCGATCTTTTTGATGTATCTGAGGTATGGGATTCTTCCAGACCGACACCGGTACCAGAAATGTGA
- the murI gene encoding glutamate racemase → MKIDRDAPIGVFDSGVGGLTVAREIMRNLPSEKIVYFGDTARVPYGSKSRDTVIRYSRQIIHFLKEQQAKAIVIACNTASAFALDAVQHEQDIPVLGVIGAGAKVAAEETVNKRVGVIGTVGTVGSGIHEAYLKKLDPEITVIGKACPLFVPLVEEGWLHDPVTVEVANRYLQELKDKDVDTLILGCTHYPLIRSTIREVMGEKVRLVNPAYETALELKNLLQKTNMLSTGQQEEEFPYRFYVSDLADEFKEFANSILPYDVEMTKKIDIEKY, encoded by the coding sequence ATGAAGATAGATAGAGATGCACCGATCGGTGTGTTTGATTCCGGAGTAGGTGGCCTGACAGTGGCACGTGAGATCATGCGTAATCTTCCTTCGGAAAAGATTGTTTATTTTGGTGATACAGCCAGAGTTCCATACGGCAGTAAATCCAGAGATACGGTTATTCGCTACTCCAGACAGATCATTCATTTTCTGAAAGAACAGCAGGCGAAAGCAATTGTGATCGCCTGTAACACAGCAAGTGCATTTGCGCTTGATGCGGTACAGCATGAACAGGATATACCGGTTCTTGGTGTGATTGGAGCAGGAGCAAAGGTTGCTGCAGAAGAGACGGTCAATAAAAGAGTTGGTGTGATCGGTACGGTCGGCACAGTTGGCAGTGGAATTCACGAAGCTTATCTGAAGAAACTGGATCCGGAAATTACGGTGATCGGTAAGGCCTGCCCACTGTTTGTACCTCTGGTAGAGGAAGGCTGGCTGCATGATCCGGTGACCGTAGAAGTTGCAAACCGATATCTGCAGGAACTGAAAGATAAAGATGTGGATACACTGATTCTCGGCTGTACGCATTATCCGCTGATCCGATCTACGATCCGGGAAGTTATGGGAGAAAAAGTAAGACTGGTAAATCCGGCGTATGAGACGGCTTTGGAACTGAAGAATCTTCTGCAGAAAACAAATATGCTCAGTACCGGACAGCAGGAAGAGGAATTTCCTTATCGATTTTATGTAAGTGATCTTGCAGATGAGTTTAAGGAATTTGCCAATTCGATTCTTCCGTATGATGTGGAAATGACTAAGAAAATTGATATTGAAAAATATTGA
- the nagA gene encoding N-acetylglucosamine-6-phosphate deacetylase, giving the protein MIIKNGNVFQEDGSFRKETLYIRNHRLTEAFEATSEEEVIDAEGLMVIPGLVDIHSHGAYGEDFSDGDPEGLKKILRYERQSGITSYCPTSMTLPKEQLKKIFKGIREAEKSGDGATVAGINMEGPFLDPVKKGAHVEEWITEPDADFVRELNEVSGGRIKLVTLAPNVSGAMEFIRKMQSEVQISLGHTAADYECASEAMALGAHHVTHLYNAMQPLAHREPGLIGAAADDPECMVELICDGYHIHPSVIRTTFKMFGPERVILISDSMRATGMKNGTYELGGQEVTVKDRKAVLKDGTLAGSATNLFGCMCKAIEFGVPVDQAIFAATRNPARSIGIYDRTGSVHTGKEADLLLVTENFELKRVI; this is encoded by the coding sequence ATGATCATAAAAAATGGAAATGTTTTTCAGGAAGATGGAAGTTTTCGCAAGGAAACACTTTATATCAGAAATCACAGACTGACAGAGGCATTTGAAGCAACCTCTGAAGAGGAAGTTATAGATGCCGAGGGTCTTATGGTGATTCCCGGTCTTGTGGATATCCACAGCCATGGAGCATATGGGGAAGATTTTTCTGACGGTGATCCGGAAGGTCTGAAAAAAATCTTAAGATATGAGAGACAAAGTGGAATAACATCATATTGTCCGACTTCCATGACACTTCCGAAGGAACAGCTTAAGAAGATTTTTAAAGGGATCAGGGAAGCAGAAAAGTCCGGCGATGGAGCAACGGTTGCAGGTATCAATATGGAAGGACCGTTTCTGGATCCTGTTAAGAAGGGCGCACATGTCGAAGAATGGATCACGGAACCGGATGCAGATTTTGTAAGGGAATTGAATGAAGTATCCGGTGGAAGGATTAAACTGGTAACGTTGGCACCGAATGTCAGCGGTGCGATGGAATTTATCAGGAAAATGCAGAGTGAAGTACAGATATCTCTGGGACATACAGCTGCAGATTACGAATGTGCATCAGAAGCAATGGCGCTGGGGGCGCATCATGTGACGCACCTTTATAATGCGATGCAGCCACTGGCACACAGAGAACCCGGACTGATCGGAGCTGCAGCAGATGATCCGGAATGTATGGTGGAACTTATCTGTGATGGTTACCATATCCATCCATCCGTGATCAGAACAACATTCAAAATGTTCGGACCGGAAAGAGTGATTCTGATCAGTGACTCCATGCGTGCAACAGGGATGAAAAACGGTACATATGAGCTCGGCGGACAGGAAGTAACTGTGAAGGACCGCAAGGCAGTGCTGAAAGACGGAACACTGGCAGGATCTGCGACAAATCTGTTTGGCTGTATGTGCAAGGCAATAGAATTTGGTGTGCCTGTAGACCAGGCGATTTTTGCAGCCACGAGAAATCCGGCAAGAAGTATTGGGATTTATGACAGAACAGGGTCTGTTCATACAGGTAAAGAGGCAGATCTTCTTCTGGTAACAGAGAATTTTGAATTAAAAAGAGTTATCTGA